In the Perca flavescens isolate YP-PL-M2 chromosome 20, PFLA_1.0, whole genome shotgun sequence genome, one interval contains:
- the iah1 gene encoding isoamyl acetate-hydrolyzing esterase 1 homolog yields the protein MSNFKTVIWPKVILFGDSITQFSFQANGWGAEIANKLARKCDVVNRGLSGYNSRWAKIVLPRLINSPNSADNIAAVTVFFGANDCALEDKNPQQHVPLQEYSENLKEITRLLASAGVSADRVIFITPPPVHEPAWDKECILKGCPLNRHNSAAGQYAQACVQTASQCGTDVLDLWTLMQKDGQDYTGYLSDGLHLSQKGNQFVSQHLWELLESRVADLPFILPYWGDVDPKSPESSLLCNQ from the exons ATGTCGAACTTCAAAACAGTAATTTGGCCTAAAGTCATTTTATTTGGGGACTCCATCACACAG TTTTCATTTCAAGCCAATGGCTGGGGTGCAGAAATTGCCAACAAACTAGCAAG AAAGTGTGATGTTGTTAACAGAGGACTGTCTGGCTACAACTCCAGATGGGCTAAGATAGTTCTTCCTCGCCTCATCAACAGCCCAAACTCAGCAGACAACATAGCTGCTGTCACCGTCTTCTTTGGAGCCAACGACTGTGCACTGGAAG ATAAAAACCCCCAACAGCACGTCCCTCTGCAAGAGTATTCAGAGAACCTAAAGGAGATCACCAGGCTTCTGGCTTCAGCTGGAGTGTCAGCAGACAGAGTTATCTTCATCACCCCTCCACCTGTTCATGAGCCGGCCTGGGATAAGGAGTGCATTCTGAAAG GATGTCCACTCAATCGCCACAACTCTGCAGCGGGGCAGTATGCCCAGGCATGTGTCCAGACTGCCAGTCAGTGTGGTACAGACGTCCTGGACCTCTGGACGCTCATGCAGAAAGATGGACAG GACTACACAGGCTATCTGTCTGACGGGCTGCATCTCTCACAGAAGGGAAACCAGTTTGTATCACAGCACCTGTGGGAGCTGCTGGAGAGTCGGGTGGCTGATCTGCCCTTCATCCTGCCTTACTGGGGAGACGTGGACCCCAAGAGTCCTGAGAGCAGCCTCCTCTGTAACCAGTGA